A DNA window from Drosophila sechellia strain sech25 chromosome X, ASM438219v1, whole genome shotgun sequence contains the following coding sequences:
- the LOC6617959 gene encoding serine/threonine-protein kinase PAK mbt, with protein MFSKKKKKPLISMPSNFEHRVHTGFDKRENKYVGLPLQWASIVGNNQILKSSNRPLPLVDPSEITPTEILDLKTIVRPHHNNNKADTTSLNSSSTMMMGSMAPMNPMVPGAHPMMSHGPGMMMPPETGGIVLPKTSHVARSNSLRSSSPPRVRRVANVPPSVPEEEGPPAAGTPGAGGATSGGFKPPGAHPSLLYNSQHAHANGATGPLAVRTDQTNLQQYRSNLAPPSGGSMPQQQQTSPVGSVASGTRSNHSHTNNGNNGGSYPPMYPTNHQQQQQQAKQGGDQNQNPLHPHAHPHPHHHQHLAKSASRASSSSGGASSAAQQASGASGGAAGQPKQDQRLTHEQFRAALQMVVSAGDPRENLDHFNKIGEGSTGTVCIATDKSTGRQVAVKKMDLRKQQRRELLFNEVVIMRDYHHPNIVETYSSFLVNDELWVVMEYLEGGALTDIVTHSRMDEEQIATVCKQCLKALAYLHSQGVIHRDIKSDSILLAADGRVKLSDFGFCAQVSQELPKRKSLVGTPYWMSPEVISRLPYGPEVDIWSLGIMVIEMVDGEPPFFNEPPLQAMRRIRDMQPPNLKNAHKVSPRLQSFLDRMLVRDPAQRATAAELLAHPFLRQAGPPSLLVPLMRNARHHP; from the exons ATGTTCtcgaagaagaaaaagaaaccgCTGATCTCGATGCCCAGCAATTTTGAGCATCGTGTGCACACGGGCTTCGACAAGCGGGAGAACAAATATGTTGGCCTGCCCCTCCAATGGGCGTCCATTGTGGGCAACAATCAGATACTCAAGTCCTCCAACCGCCCGCTGCCACTGGTCGATCCCTCGGAGATTACGCCCACCGAAATTCTCGATCTGAAGACCATTGTGCGTCCGcatcacaacaacaacaaggcgGACACCACCTCgctcaacagcagcagcaccatgATGATGGGCTCAATGGCACCGATGAATCCCATGGTACCTGGCGCACACCCAATGATGAGCCATGGCCCCGGAATGATGATGCCACCCGAGACGGGCGGCATAGTCCTGCCGAAGACCTCTCACGTGGCCAGATCCAATTCGCTGCGGAGCTCCAGTCCGCCGCGAGTGCGACGGGTGGCCAATGTGCCGCCATCGGTGCCGGAGGAGGAGGGACCACCGGCAGCTGGAACACCGGGAGCAGGTGGAGCTACTAGCGGTGGCTTTAAGCCACCCGGTGCCCATCCCTCCCTGCTCTATAACAGTCAGCATGCGCACGCGAATGGAGCAACAGGACCACTGGCCGTACGCACGGACCAAACCAACCTGCAGCAGTATCGCAGCAATCTGGCCCCGCCATCCGGCGGTTCCATGCCCCAGCAACAGCAGACTTCGCCCGTGGGCTCGGTGGCCAGTGGCACACGATCCAATCACTCGCACACgaacaatggcaacaacggCGGCAGCTATCCTCCCATGTATCCCACAaaccatcagcagcagcaacagcaggccAAACAGGGTGGCGATCAGAACCAAAATCCTCTGCATCCGCATgcacatccgcatccgcaccATCACCAACACCTGGCCAAGTCGGCTTCCAGGGCATCCAGTTCCAGCGGGGGAGCGAGCAGTGCTGCCCAGCAGGCGAGCGGCGCCAGTGGAGGAGCGGCGGGTCAGCCAAAGCAGGACCAACGCCTCACCCACGAACAGTTCCGTGCCGCCCTGCAGATGGTGGTCTCCGCCGGTGATCCGCGCGAGAACCTCGACCACTTCAACAAAATAGGCGAGGGCTCCACGGGCACCGTATGCATTGCCACGGACAAATCCACAG GTCGCCAAGTGGCCGTGAAGAAGATGGATCTGCGCAAACAGCAGCGACGGGAGCTGTTGTTCAACGAGGTCGTCATCATGCGGGACTACCATCATCCCAATATCGTGGAGACATACTCCAGCTTTCTGGTCAACGATGAGCTGTGGGTGGTGATGGAGTACCTCGAGGGCGGCGCCCTCACCGATATTGTCACCCATTCGCGCATGGACGAGGAGCAGATAGCCACCGTCTGCAAGCAATGCTTGAAGGCTTTGGCCTATTTGCACTCACAG GGCGTCATCCATCGCGACATCAAGTCGGACTCGATTCTGCTGGCCGCCGATGGTCGCGTGAAGCTGTCGGACTTTGGATTCTGCGCCCAGGTGTCCCAGGAGCTGCCGAAGCGCAAGAGTCTGGTTGGCACGCCGTACTGGATGTCGCCGGAGGTCATATCGCGCCTGCCGTACGGCCCGGAAGTGGATATCTGGTCGCTGGGCATCATGGTCATCGAGATGGTGGACGGCGAGCCGCCCTTCTTCAACGAACCGCCGCTGCAGGCGATGCGCCGCATCCGTGACATGCAGCCGCCGAATCTGAAGAACGCCCACAAGGTCTCGCCGCGCCTGCAATCCTTCCTCGACCGGATGCTAGTGCGGGATCCGGCACAGCGTGCCACCGCCGCCGAGCTGCTGGCCCATCCCTTCCTGCGCCAGGCGGGACCGCCGTCGCTGCTGGTTCCGCTGATGCGCAATGCGCGACACCATCCGTAG
- the LOC6617960 gene encoding nucleolar protein dao-5 yields the protein MKYFNICLLFIVCVLCYGVVSAQEEGGPAVSPAKRIAALRRPVGKAAKVTTTTTAAPAQADAGGEGEEYDEETGEHGDHGEEGDEAAFASSTTTTTTEAPKKVGPVIRPFRSNDDFLNSLKRRQANAKKHRAEKPPSPSKPAKKSDESNSGEQEEQASAPAPAPAASPAKGYKGNSALSRRKLSKPAKATPVEAVEDAAAEESEQQQKEETKPKRPIGRLALRKRN from the exons CTGCCTGCTCTTCATCGTCTGCGTCCTGTGCTACGGAGTGGTGTCCGCCCAGGAGGAGGGTGGTCCCGCCGTCTCGCCGGCGAAGAGGATCGCCGCCCTGCGCCGTCCGGTCGGGAAGGCGGCCAAGGTGACCACCACGACGACAGCGGCGCCAGCACAAGCGGACGCCGGCGGCGAGGGCGAGGAGTACGACGAGGAAACCGGCGAGCACGGCGATCATGGCGAGGAGGGCGACGAGGCGGCCTTTGCCagctccaccaccaccaccaccacggaGGCGCCCAAAAAGGTTGGCCCGGTTATCCGGCCATTCCGCTCCAACGACGACTTCCTCAACTCGCTAAAGCGCCGCCAGGCGAACGCGAAGAAGCATCGCGCCGAGAAGCCGCCCAGTCCCAGCAAGCCTGCCAAGAAGAGCGACGAGTCCAACTCCGgcgagcaggaggagcaggcaTCCGCGCCAGCACCCGCCCCAGCAGCCAGTCCCGCCAAGGGCTACAAGGGCAACTCAGCAT TGAGCCGTCGCAAGCTGTCGAAGCCCGCCAAGGCGACGCCCGTGGAGGCGGTGGAGGATGCCGCCGCCGAGGAAtcggagcagcagcagaaggagGAGACGAAGCCCAAGCGCCCCATCGGTCGTCTGGCCCTGCGGAAGCGCAACTGA